The region AGGCCCGCGACGATCAGGTATGGCGAAAGGGCCGCCAGCGCAAGCACGACCTCGTTGGTGATCGGCAGGTACCGCGCCACCAGCCCCGCCGCGGCCAGCACCAGGGTGAGCGCGCCGAAAACCGTCGCCAGCACCCGAATCGTGTTGTGCTGGTGAAGCTTACGAAGCTCGATCAACCGAGGCGGCGAAGGCGCGGCTCGAGGTCCCGCTGGAACAACTCGAGGAAACGCCGCTGATCGTGGCCCGGCGCGTGGAACACCAGGTGATTGAGTCCCCAGTCGACGTAGTCCTTGACCTTGGCGACGGCCTCGTCGGGATCCGACGCCACGATCCAGCGCTTGGCCACCTGTTCGATGGGCAGCGCATCGGCGGCCTTCTCCATCTCGATCGGATCGTCGATGGAGTGCTTCTGCTCGGCGGTCAGCGACAACGGCGCCCAGAACCGGGTGTTCTCCAACGCCAACTCGGGATCGGTGTCGTAGGAGATCTTGATCTCGATCATCCGGTCGACGTCGTCGGGGTTCTTCCCCGCGGCCTCGGCGCCCTCGCGCATCGCGGGAATCAGCTTGTCCTTGTACAGCTCTTCGCCCTTGCCGCTGGTGCAGATGAAGCCGTCGCCCGCGCGGCCCGCGTACTTGGCCACCTGCGGGCCGCCCGCGGCGATGTAGATCGGGATGCCCCCCTCGGGCACGTCGTAGATGGAGGCGCCTTTGGTGTGGTAGTACTCGCCGTCGAAATCGACACGGTCACCGAGCCACAGCTCGCGCATCAGCTTGACCGCCTCGCGCAGCCGGGCGTAGCGCTCCTTGAACTCCGGCCACTCGCCCTCGTAGCCGGTGGCGATCTCGTTGAGCGCCTCACCGGTGCCGACGCCGAGGAAGATCCGGTCCGGGTACAGGCAACCCATGGTGGCGAACGCCTGCGCGATGACGGCGGGGTTGTAGCGGAAGGTCGGTGTCAGCACCGAGGTGCCGAGGATCAGCCGCTTGGTGCGTTCCCCCACCGCTACCATCCAGGCCAGCGACCACGGTGCGTGGCCGCCCTCGTGGCGCCACGGCTGGAAGTGGTCGCTGACCGTCGCGCTGTCCATGCCGTGTTCTTCGGCCGCCACGGCCAGCTCGACGAGTTCGCGCGGCGCAAACTGCTCCGCCGACGCCTTGTATCCGAGTTTCAGTTCAGCCACGCAGCCCAGCCTAGACTCGCCGCATGGCAGCAGCCCTGACCGCCATCACCGACCGCGTGCACTTCGCCGAGACCGACCTGGTCAATTGGACGCTCGTCGTCGACGACACCGGTGTGATGCTGATCGACGCCGGCTACCCCGGCCAGCGTGACGACGTGCTCGATTCGCTGCGGCAGCTGGGTTTCGGCGTCGACGACCTACGCGCGATCCTGTTGACCCATGCGCACGTCGACCATTTCGGCACCGCCATCTGGTTCGCCAAAACCCATGGCACACAGGTGTATTGCCACGCCGCCGAGGTCGGGCACGCCAAACGGGAGTACCTGGAGCAGGCAGGGCCCGGCGACATCATCCCGCATCTCTGGCAGCCCCGATTCCTCAAATGGACGCTGACGATTTCGCGCAAGGGCGCGCTGCTGCGCGACGGCATTCCGACTGCGCAGGCGCTCACCGAGGACGTGGCCGCCGGACTGCCCGGCCAGCCGATGGCGATCCCGACTCCCGGGCACACCGGTGGCCATTGCTCATATGTGGTCGACGGCGTACTGGTCGCGGGCGACGCTCTGGTCACCGGCCACCCGCTGTTGGAAAAGACCGGGCCGCAACTGCTGCCAGGACTGTTCAACCACGATCAGGACGGCTGCGTGCGCAGCCTGGGTGCGCTGGGTCTGCTCGACACCGACGTGCTGCTGCCGGGCCACGGTCCGGTGTGGCGGGGCGCGATCCGCGATGCCGCCACGGCCGCCGCAGGCTAGTTCAACGCTTCATAGCCGAGCAGGAAGATCGCGGTCAGGCACAGCCCGCAGCCGATGACGACGGTCGGCATCAAAATCATGCTGTCGAGTTCCTCATCGTCGAGCACGTCGTCCTCGAACCGGCCGAACAGCACCCGCGCCACGCCGGTTCTGCGGAAGCCGTGCACGAGCTTGCGCACCGCCTTGGTGTCGCGCCTGCGACCGATGAAGGTACGCGACGCGAAACCCACGACAAACGTCAGCGCGGCCGCACCGAGTATCAGCCAGCCCACCGCGGTCTGCGACATCGAGACACCCCACCCCGGTGTCCACGACACCGGGGGGACACCACAGGCCAGCCTATAGTCCGAGGTGATCGCGCAGGGTGTGCCCGCTGTATTCGCTGCGGAAGCTGCCGCGCTCCTGCAACAGCGGCACCACCTGGTCGACGAACTCGTCGAGGCCGCGCGGGGTCAGATGCGGGACGAGGATGAAACCGTCGCACGCGTCGGCCTGTACGTGCAGATCGATCTCGGCGGCCACCTGCGCGGGTGTGCCGACGAACTGCTGACGGCTGGTGACGGCGATGATCAGTTCGCGGATGCTGAGCTTCTCGGCCGCCGCGCGCTCGCGCCACGCCGCGGCAAGCGCCTTCGGATCGCCGTGGCGGACCCGGCCCTGCGTGATGGTGGGATCGTCGGCGGGTTCGACGTCGGGCAGCGGACCGTCGGGGTCGTAACCCGACAGGTCGCGTTGCCACACCTGCTCGAGCATCGCGATCGCGGTGTGCGGGCCGACCTGCTGCCGCCGGATGTGGTGGGCCTTCTCGGCCGCCTCCTGCTCGGTGTCGCCGAGCACGAACGTCGCCGCCGGAAAAACCTTGAGCTGGTTAGGGTCCCGGCCATACGACGCCGCAAGGCCTTTGACGTCGGAGTAGTAGGCCTGGCCCGCCTCCAGGGTCGAGTGCAGGGTGAACGCAGCGTCGGCGTATTTCGCAAGAAACGCCCGGCCGTCGCCGGAATCGCCTGCCTGCAGCAGAACCGGATGACCCTGCGGCGCACGGGGCAGCGTGCCCACCCCGCGAACGTCGAACTGCGGTCCGCGGTGTTCGACCACCCGGATCCGGGCGGGGTCGACGTAGACGCCGTTGTCGCGGTCGGCGAGCACCGCGTCGGGCGCCCAGCTGTCCCAGAACTCGCGTGCCACGGTGACGAACTCCTCGGCCCGCTTGTACCGGTCGGAGTGGTCGAGGAAACCGCCGCGGCGGAAGTTCTCACCGGTGAACGCGTCCGACGAGGTGACGATGTTCCATCCGGCGCGGCCGTCGGACAGGTGGTCGAGGGTAGCGAATTGCCGTGCCACCTCGAAAGGTTCGTTGAACGTGGTGTTGATGGTGCCGGTCAGCCCGAGCCGGTCGGTGACGGCGGCCAGCGCCGCCAGCACGGTGAACGTGTCGGGCCGCCCCACGACGTCGAGGTCGTGGATGCGGCCGCGGTGCTCGCGCAACCGCAGCCCTTCGGCGAGGAAGAAGAAGTCGAACAGTCCCCGCTCGGCGGTCTGCGCGAGGTGGACGAAGGACTCGAACTCGATCTGGCTGCCCGAGTCCGGATCCGACCACACCGTGGTGTTGTTGACGCCGGGGAAGTGCGCAGCAAGGTGAATCTGCTTGCGCTCGTTACCTTCTCGTACTCTCATAGACCCCACCTCTTGGCGATAAGTTCGTGTGAGCGCAGCCGGTCGGCGTGGCAGTGCGTGACGGAGGTGATGACCAACTCGTCAGCGGCGGTGACGCGTTGCAGGGTCGCCAACCTGTCGGCCACTTCGTCGGGATCACCGACGAATTGCGTAGCGGTGCGGTCCTTCACCAGCGCGGCCTGCTCTTCGGTCAGCGGGTCGACGGTGTCGGGGTCCGGGTACGGCACGGCGCCGCCGCCCGCGCGGATGGAGTACACCCAGTGGCCGTAGCTCGACGCCAGGTGTCTGGCGGTGGCGGAGTCGTCGGCCACCACCACGTCGGCCGACACCACCACGTACGGTTCAGCCAGCGCCGCAGAGGGTTTGAACGCATCGCGGTAGACGTCGATCGCGTCCAGCGCCGTCGCAGGCGTGATGTGGTAGCTGGCGACGAACGGCAGGCCGCGCGCACCGGCCACCCGCGCGCTCTGCCCCTTGCTGCTGCCGAACACCCACGGCACCAGGCCGCTGCCCTCGCCTGGAACGGCGTGCGCGTCGACGTCGTCGATCACATAGCTGCCGTCGAGCATCGCCAGGATGTCGCCGACCTGTTCCTCGAAATCGGGTGGGACGGCGCCGGGTTGCTGAAGGACCGACATGGTGGCCCGTAGTCGCGGATTGCGCATCAGCACGCTCATGTCGAACGGCGGAGGCACGACGACACCGCCGACGTCGAGCCATTCGGTTCGCGGCGGCTTCCTGGGCGTGGGTTCATTCTGGGCTTCCCGGCGCCGCTGGCCCGACCGCCCGACGCCGAGGTCGATGCGGCCGGGGTAGAAGGCGTCGAGCATCCCGAAGCTCTCGACGACCGCGATGGCTGTGGTCTGGCCGAGTTGCACAGCGGCCGCGCCAACCCTGATCCTCTCGGTGCTGCGGCGATCTGACCGATCAGCACCGCCGGTGACGAACTGGCCACCGCGACGAAGTGGTGCTCGGCGACCCAGTAGCGCTTGAATCCCCACTGTTCGGCCTGCCGGGCGAGGTCGACCGTGTTGCGCAAAGCGGTGGCCGCATCGCTGCCTGCACTGATCGGCGCGAGGTCGAGGATGGACAGCGGTACCGTCATGGCTTCGCCTGCGCGTAGCGGTTTTCGGCGATCGGCAGCCCGAGCCGGTGGCGGAGCGTTTCACCGTCCTCATACGCGGTGCGGAAGCGGCCCGCCCGCTGCAGCAGCGGCACCACGTCGTCGACGATCACCGGCAGATCGGTGGCGTTGACGGCGGGTCTCAGCCGGACGCCGTCGACGCCGCTGTCGTGCCAGTGCAGCAGCAGATCGACGAGTTCGGTTGGGGTGCCGTCGAATACCAGCGCGTCGGAGCGGGGGTCGGTGGTCCCGTCGAACGTCACGTAGAGGTCGGCGTACACCTTGACGCCTGCGACTTCGGCTTGGATGGACCGCAGCGACTCGTCGTCCTTGGGCGTGATGAACACCAGATCGGTGCTGCGCTTGGCGAATTCGTAGATCGGGGTGGCGTGGGCAAGCGCGGCGACGACGGGCTGACCCTGCGGCGAACGCGGGGTGATCGAGGGTCCTTTGACGGAGAAGTACTTGCCGACGAAGTCGATGTAGTGCAGTTTGTCGCGGTCGACGAAGCGGCCGGTGGCGGCGTCGCGGACGATGGCGTCATCCTCCCAGCTGTCCCACAATCTGCGGGCCACCTCGACGGCGTCGGAGGCCTCGTCGAACAGGTCGACGCTGCTGACGTCGCGGCGGCCGAACAACTCCGCCTCGTGCGCGGTGCTGCTGACGCGGACCTGCCAGCCGGCTCGGCCGTGGGAGACGAAGTCAAGCGTGGCAATGGCTTTCGACACGTGGAACGGTTCGGTGTGGGTGACCGTCGCGACGGGGATGAGCCCGATGTGCTTGGTCGCAGGCGCCACCCTGGACGCGACCAGCACGGCGTCGAGTCTGCCTGCGAGCCACCGCGGTTCGATGTCGGGACGACGTCGCCGCTGCGGGGTGAGCGCGTCGTCGAAGGTCACGAAGTCCAGCAGGCCGCGTTCGGCGGTGGCGGCCAGCCCCGCCCAGTACCGTCCGCTCGTGACCGGCTGCAGATCAGCGGTATGTCGCCAGGCCTCGGGGTGCCAGCCGTAGCCGTCGAGGGCGACGCCGAGGTGCAGAGTCATGACAGTGCCTTGCGGAACGCGACGGGGAAGACGTCGCCCTCGGCGGGCAGCGGCTCGGCCAGCCGGACGTAGCCGGCGGACAGGTAGAGCGCTTCGGCCTCGGGCTGGCGATCGCCCGTCGTCAGATAGACGGAGCGGTAGCCGCGGGCGGCGATCTGGGCCTCGAGCGCGGCAAGCAGCGCAGTGGCGTGGCCTTGGCGACGGTGGCGGCTGTCGGTCCAGATGCGCTTGAGCTCGGCGGTGGAGTCGTCGAAGCGACAGAATGCGCCGCCGGTGACCGGCTCGCCGTCGAGCAGGCCGATCAGCAGCCCGCCGTGCGGCGGGGCGAACTCGTCGGCGGGGTAGCCGCGCAGCCAGTCGGAGACGGCCTGCTCGGTGGCGCCGTAGCGCGTCGAGTATTCGACGGTGAGTTCGGCGAGCAGCGGCTCGGCCAGCGGGTCGTGCTGGCCGACCGCGACGAAGCGGAGCGGGTTCAGAGCTGCGCGCCCGGCTTGAATCATCACCTCAATGTCTAACGCCAGCCGCCGGGCTGCATTCCGTACCGGGATATTCGCTCAGGTTGATCGCAAATAACCCCACTTCCACGTCAAACTTGACACGTGTAAAGTTTGGCCGCATGGACAACATCGCAGGCAGAACCATCGCGATCACCGGCGCCGCCCGCGGCATCGGCTATGCCACCGCCAAGGCACTGCTCGCCAGGGGCGCGCGGGTCGTGATCGGCGACCGTGACGTCGCGTTGCAGGAGTCGGCCGTCGCCGACCTCACGAAGCTTGGGCCGGTGTCGGGCTATCCGCTCGACGTCACCGATCGCGACTCCTTCGCATCGTTCCTCGACAAGGCGCGCACAGACGGCGGCGGCCACATCGACGTGTTGATCAACAACGCGGGCGTGATGCCGATCGGGCCGTTCCTCGAGGAGTCCGAGTCGGCGATCCGGTCGTCGATCGAGGTGAACCTGTACGGCGTGCTGACCGGCTGCCAGCTGGCGCTGCCCGATATGGTCGCCCGCCGCCGCGGCCACGTCATCAACATCGCGTCGCTGTCCGGGTTGATCCCGGTTCCCGGGCAGGTCGTCTACGTCGGCGCCAAGTTCGGTGTGGTCGGGTTGTCCGCCGCGCTCGCCGACGAGATGGCGCCGTACGGGGTCGACGTGTCGGTGGTGATGCCGCCGTTCACCAACACCGAGCTCATCTCGGGCACCAAGAGCGGCGGCGCGATCAAGCCGGTGGAACCGGAGCAGATCGCGGCGGCAGTGATCAAGACGCTGGAGAAGCCGAAGACGCACGTGTCGGTGCCCGCGGCGTTGCGGTTCACCGCACAGACCGCCCAGATGCTGGGGCCGCGCGGCCGACGTTGGATGAACAAGCGGCTCGGGCTGGACCGGGTGTTCCTCGATTTCGACCGCACCGCGCGCGCGGGCTACGAGCAGCGGGCGCGCGCGGCGCAGGGCGTCGTCGAGGGTTCCGACTAGTTCCCGACGAACGTTCCTTACCGCTCGAAGAATCCGCGGATTTTCGAGCGGTAAGGAACGTTCGCGCGCAGGGGGCAGGGTCAGTTGAACGACGGCGGCGGGTCGCCCGCCCGGTACGCCTCGATCGCGTCGAGTTGCGCGAACAGCGAGTCCGCGGTGAACTCGGCGGTTTTCGAGGTTGCGGCCAACATCACATGCACGATCTCGGCGTCCTCGGCCGCCGACATCCACACGGTCGTCACCGGCGCGAGTTTGTCGCCTTCGACGTCGGCGGCCGACGGCGGATAGAACCAGAACACGAAGTCCTCGTCCGACTCTTCCTCGTCGAACTGCCAACCGCGCTCGGTGATCCGCGCGTCGAACGCCTCCAGGTCGGTGGCGATCGCGGCCTGGGTGGTCACCAGATCCGCCATCACCGCGTCGGGCACCCACGTCGCATCCTTGGCCGCCTGCCGCTTCTTGCGGCGGGCCTTCTTCGCATCCGAACGCCGCGACACCCTCAGCCCAGCGCCTGCTCGAGATCGTTGATCAGATCCTCGGTTCCCTCCAGCCCCACCGAGATTCGCACCACGCCGTCGCCGAGTCCGATCGCGGCGCGACCCTCCGGGCCCATCGCCCGGTGTGTGGTGGTGGCGGGATGGGTGATCAGCGACTTGGAGTCGCCGAGGTTGTTCGAGATGTCGACGATGCGCAGCTTGTCGAGCACCTCGAACGCGCGCTCCTTGGTGCCGCCCTCGAGCTCGAACGTGACAACCGTTCCGCCGCCGGTCATCTGACGCTTGGCGAGGTCGTACTGCGGATGTGACTCCAGGAACGGGTATTTCACCCAGCTGACCGCCGGGTGGTTCTCCAGGAACTCGGCGATCCGCTGTGCCGAGGCGTTCTGGTGCTCGACGCGCACCGCCAGCGTCTCCAAGCCCTTCAACAACGTCCACGCGTTGAACGGGCTCAGCGCGGGACCGGTGTGGCGCATCAACTTCTGCACCGGTTCGTCGATGTACTCCTTCGAGCCGAGGATCGCGCCGCCGAGCACCCGGCCCTGGCCGTCGATGTGCTTGGTACCCGAATACACCACGACGTCGACACCCAGTGGGAAGCCCTGCTGCAGGATCGGTGTCGCGAAAACGTTGTCCAACACCACTTTTGCGCCCGCTGCATGCGCCATCTCGCTGACCGCGGCGATGTCCACCAGCGACTGCATCGGATTCGACGGAGTCTCGAAGAACACCGCCTGCGTCGGGACCGACAGCGCCTCTTCCCACTGCGAAAGGTCGTCTCCGTCGACGAACACCGTCTCGACGCCCCAGCGCGGCAGGATCTCACTGCACACCACGAAGCACGACCCGAACAGCGATCGTGCCGCCACCAACCGGTCGCCCGCACCCAACAACGCACCGAGCGAGGTGAACACCGCGGCCATGCCCGTCGCCGTCGCGAAGCACGCAGGCGCGCCCTCGATCAGCCGCAACCGCTCCTCGAACATCGAGATCGTCGGGTTGCCGTAGCGGGAGTACACGTAGCGGTCGATGTCGCCGGTGAACGCCTTCTCGGCCTCCGCGGCCGACGAGTAGACGTACCCCGACGTCAGGAACAGACCCTCGGCGGTTTCCTCGAAGCCGGACCGCAGCAGCCCGCCGCGCACGCCGATGGTGGCCTGGCTGACGCCCTCGGGCAGTTCAGCAGGAGTACGAACAGATGGAATTTCTGGGCTCATGATTGTTTCCAAGGCAATCCGACGGATTTCCATCCACTGCCGCCGCGATGTCCCTGTTCGTCGAGGTTGCCCTCGAACCCGTCGAGCACGTTGTAGGACGGGGCGATACCGGCCTCGGTCGCGGCCTCGGCGGCGCCGATGGACCGGTTGCCGGAGCGGCACAGGAACACCACCGGACGGTCCCCTGACGTCACACCCGCCGCCTTCAGGTCCTCGACGAAGTTGTCGTTGTGCTTGCCGTCGGTGCGGTTCCACTCGACGTACACGACGTCGCGGTCCAGTGCGGAGAGGTCGGCAACCCCGACGAAACGCCACTCGGCGTCCGTGCGGCAGTCGACCAGCACCGCCTCCGGATTATCGGCCAGCAGCTGCCACGCCTCCTGCGGCGTGATGTCTCCGGCGTAGGTCATCTTCGGAAGTCTTCCACAGCTAGCTGGGACCGGTTGAACAGACCTTCCATGCTCCGTCCTCGCGCACGAACGTCATCTCGACACCGGTTTTCGCATCCGGCGCCTTGTCGAAATGATAGGTCACCCTGGCGGTCGCGCGATCGCCGTCGACCTTGATCTCGGCGACGTCGTCGACGAACCGTTCGCCCCGCTTGGCCACCGAATCCCGTTGCCGGGCAAGAATATCGGCCTCGGCGCCCTGGTGTTCCCGGCACGTGTAGGTGCGGAAGTCGGCGTAGTTCTGCCGCTGCAGCGCGTCGTTCTGGCCGACCGCGGCGCGGCCGACCTGCTGATCGGCGGGCGGATCGTTCGACCCGAACAGGTTGAACAGCCAGATTGAGCTCACCACGAGCACAATGACCGCCAACGCGCCAAGGAACGGCGCCATCGTCGGGCGGTCTTCTGGTTCGGTCACCAGAGTTTGCGCAGGGCCGCCGACACCCGGCGGGCCCGGTCGCGCGCGACGATCGGATCCGGTGCGGTGGCCAGCGCCACCCCCAGCCGGCGGCGCCCGTCGGTTTCATCGGGCCGGTCGAACAACCGCACGTCGCTCTCCGCGACCGCCAACGCCTCGGCGACCACGTGCATGTCCACCTCGGCCGAAACGGTCGACTCCGCGCCCGCGTAGCTGACCTCCGCCGCGGCAGGGGAGATCATGATCGTGTCCACCGGGAGCCCGAGGATCGCGCGCGCGTGCAACTCGAACTGCGAAAGTCGTTGTGAGCGAAGCGTCACCAGACCGCTGTCGTAGGGCCGCGGCCGGACGTCGGCGAAATACACCTCGTCGCCGCGCACGAGCAGTTCCACCCCGAACACGCCACGGCCGCCAAGGGAGTTGACGATGCGGGCGGCGACCGACTTCGCCGCGTCCAGCGCCGCCGGTGACATCTGCTGCGGTTGCCAGGACTCCAGCACGTCGCCCTCGGCCTGGTGGTGACCGATCGGCTCGCAGAAGTACACCGCGGGACCCGCGGGCCCGTAGGTGCGGACGGTCAGCAGCGTGACCTCGAAGTCGACCTCGACCACCGTCTCGGCCATCACCCGGTTGTGCGGGATGTGACCTGCGGCGATGGCCCGGTGCCATGCGGCCGCCACGTCCTCGGTGCGCACCAGCACCGACTGACCCTCACCTGGCGGCGCGGCGATCGGCTTGACCACCAACGGGAACCCCGCGTGCTCGGCGACCGCGGTCAATTCCTCGGCCGAACCGGCGAACCAGAACGGCGCGGTGGGCAGGCCGAGTTCGTCGGCGGCGAGCCTGCGCAGACCCTCCCGATCCATCGACAGCCGGGTGCTGCGCGGCGTGGGGAAGACCTCGATGCCATCGCCCTCGGCGACGGCGATCAACGCGTCGGCGGCGATCAACCCCGACTCGGCCACGATGTAGCGCGGCTTTTCCTTCTCGATGAGCGCGGTCAGCGCCTCGGCGTCGGTCATCTTCACCACGGCGGCGCGGTCGGCGACGCCGTGCGCGGGCGCGTCGGCGTACCGGTCGACTGCGATGACGTCGGCGCCCAGCCGCTGGAAGGCCAGGGCCAACTCCCGGCTCAACTCCCCGGACCCCAGCAGCATCACGGTGGATCCTGCCGGGCTGGCCTCTTCCGTTGTTTCAGTCATCGCGGGTCCCAGCCTGCCAGATGCTCAGCCCAGCCGGACGTCGATGTAGCACCACCGCCAGTCCTCGCCCGGCTCGGCGGAGCGCATCACCGGATGGCCGGTGGCGCGGAAGTGTTCGCTCGCATGCTGGTGTGGGCTCGAGTCGCAGCAGCCGACGTGACCGCATGTCAGGCACATACGCAGGTGCGCCCATGCACTCTCCCCGAGCTGTTCGCAGTCTTGGCATTTGCCGGGGGTGAGCGGTTTCGGGTCGACCCGGGATTGCGCGCTGGCAGCCAGGTGTTCGCATGTATCGGGGACCGTCGTCGAGCCGGTATCGCTCCGGCGTGATCTCCTCAGCATGTTGACCAAGAATACGGAGCCGCAGCGGCGGCGACATGGAGCTAGAGAGCCGCAGCGGCGGCGACATTGAGCGGAAGGGGAGGTTGGGCAGGTGGGTGCCTCACTGCTGGCGGTCCTCGTGGTGTCGGTCCTGTTGTCAGCGGTGGCCAGGCACTACGACGTGTCCGCGCCGCTGGCGCTGGTGGTGGCCGGTCTGCTGGCAGGCCTGATCCCCGGTTTCAAACAGATCCAACTCGACCCCGAACTGGTGCTCTATGTGCTGCTGCCGCCGCTGCTGTGGTCGGCGGGGCTGGAGAGCAGCTACCACGCGCTGCGCCGCAACATCGGACCGATCGGGCTGCTCGCCGTCGGGTTGCCGCTGGCGACGACGTTCGCGGTGGGCGTCGTGGCCTACCACATCGTGCCGGAGTTGACGGTCGCCGCCGCGTTGACGCTGGGCGCGATCGTGGCGCCGCCCGATGCGGTGTCCGCGACGGCGGTCGGCCGCAGGCTCGGGCTGCCGCGGCAGGTGATGACGCTGCTTGGCGGCGAGAGCCTGCTCAACGATGCGACGGCGTTGACCGCCTACAAGGTGTCGCTGGCCGCGGCCATCGGCACCGCGGCGACGTGGCGAAGCGGGTTGACGACGTTCGCGCTCGCGGCCGCGGGCGGCGTCGTGGTCGGCGTGGCGTTGGGCGCGATCACCTCGTTCGTCCGGTGGCGGCTCGACGATCCGCTGGTGGAAAGCGCCATCGGGCTGGTGGCGCCGTTCGTCATCTATCTGACCGCCGAGCAGATTCACGGCTCGGGTGTGCTGGCGGTCGTGGTGGCGGCGTTGATGCTCGGCCAGAAATCCACCAGGGCCGGCTACGCCACCCGGCTTCAGGACCAGGCGGTGTGGCGGGCGCTGACGCTGATCCTGGAATCGTTCGCATTCCTGCTGATCGGTCTGCAGTTGCCCACCGTGGTCGGTGAGCTGAAGGGCATCACCGCATCGGTCATCGCGATCTCGTCGGTCGCGGTGCTGGCCACCGTGATCTTGGTCCGCATCGTGTGGGTGTTCGTCTTCGCGTATCTGCCCAGGGTGCTGTCGCCCCGTGCGCGGGAGCGTGGCCCCGCGCCGACACCCGCGGAGGTGTTCATCGTTGCCTGGGCGGGCATGCGCGGGGTGGTGTCACTGGCCGCCGCGTTCGGTGTGCCGCTGATGACGCTGTCGGGCGACCCGTTCCCCGGCAGGCCGCAACTGGTGTTCCTGACGTTCGTCGTGGTGATCGGCACTCTGCTGCTGCACGGGCTGACGCTGCCGTGGCTCATCCGCCGGCTGGGCGTGCGGGGTGACGACGCCCGCGTCGACGCGATCGCCACCGCAGGCGCACAGGACAAGGCGGCGCGGGCGGCCGAGGAGCGACTCGATCAGCTGCTGGCCGAGGAGGAGGTCACCGACGTCCATCAGCGGGCCGCAGAAGTGTTGCGCAGCTGGAACACTCGCAGACGCAACTCGGCGTGGGAGCGGTTGGGCCGCGACGCCGACGAGATCGGCGAGAGCCCCGCGG is a window of Mycobacterium sp. 3519A DNA encoding:
- the fgd gene encoding glucose-6-phosphate dehydrogenase (coenzyme-F420) → MAELKLGYKASAEQFAPRELVELAVAAEEHGMDSATVSDHFQPWRHEGGHAPWSLAWMVAVGERTKRLILGTSVLTPTFRYNPAVIAQAFATMGCLYPDRIFLGVGTGEALNEIATGYEGEWPEFKERYARLREAVKLMRELWLGDRVDFDGEYYHTKGASIYDVPEGGIPIYIAAGGPQVAKYAGRAGDGFICTSGKGEELYKDKLIPAMREGAEAAGKNPDDVDRMIEIKISYDTDPELALENTRFWAPLSLTAEQKHSIDDPIEMEKAADALPIEQVAKRWIVASDPDEAVAKVKDYVDWGLNHLVFHAPGHDQRRFLELFQRDLEPRLRRLG
- a CDS encoding MBL fold metallo-hydrolase: MAAALTAITDRVHFAETDLVNWTLVVDDTGVMLIDAGYPGQRDDVLDSLRQLGFGVDDLRAILLTHAHVDHFGTAIWFAKTHGTQVYCHAAEVGHAKREYLEQAGPGDIIPHLWQPRFLKWTLTISRKGALLRDGIPTAQALTEDVAAGLPGQPMAIPTPGHTGGHCSYVVDGVLVAGDALVTGHPLLEKTGPQLLPGLFNHDQDGCVRSLGALGLLDTDVLLPGHGPVWRGAIRDAATAAAG
- a CDS encoding NtaA/DmoA family FMN-dependent monooxygenase (This protein belongs to a clade of FMN-dependent monooxygenases, within a broader family of flavin-dependent oxidoreductases, the luciferase-like monooxygenase (LMM) family, some of whose members use coenzyme F420 rather than FMN.), encoding MRVREGNERKQIHLAAHFPGVNNTTVWSDPDSGSQIEFESFVHLAQTAERGLFDFFFLAEGLRLREHRGRIHDLDVVGRPDTFTVLAALAAVTDRLGLTGTINTTFNEPFEVARQFATLDHLSDGRAGWNIVTSSDAFTGENFRRGGFLDHSDRYKRAEEFVTVAREFWDSWAPDAVLADRDNGVYVDPARIRVVEHRGPQFDVRGVGTLPRAPQGHPVLLQAGDSGDGRAFLAKYADAAFTLHSTLEAGQAYYSDVKGLAASYGRDPNQLKVFPAATFVLGDTEQEAAEKAHHIRRQQVGPHTAIAMLEQVWQRDLSGYDPDGPLPDVEPADDPTITQGRVRHGDPKALAAAWRERAAAEKLSIRELIIAVTSRQQFVGTPAQVAAEIDLHVQADACDGFILVPHLTPRGLDEFVDQVVPLLQERGSFRSEYSGHTLRDHLGL
- a CDS encoding LLM class flavin-dependent oxidoreductase, whose protein sequence is MTLHLGVALDGYGWHPEAWRHTADLQPVTSGRYWAGLAATAERGLLDFVTFDDALTPQRRRRPDIEPRWLAGRLDAVLVASRVAPATKHIGLIPVATVTHTEPFHVSKAIATLDFVSHGRAGWQVRVSSTAHEAELFGRRDVSSVDLFDEASDAVEVARRLWDSWEDDAIVRDAATGRFVDRDKLHYIDFVGKYFSVKGPSITPRSPQGQPVVAALAHATPIYEFAKRSTDLVFITPKDDESLRSIQAEVAGVKVYADLYVTFDGTTDPRSDALVFDGTPTELVDLLLHWHDSGVDGVRLRPAVNATDLPVIVDDVVPLLQRAGRFRTAYEDGETLRHRLGLPIAENRYAQAKP
- a CDS encoding GNAT family N-acetyltransferase; this translates as MIQAGRAALNPLRFVAVGQHDPLAEPLLAELTVEYSTRYGATEQAVSDWLRGYPADEFAPPHGGLLIGLLDGEPVTGGAFCRFDDSTAELKRIWTDSRHRRQGHATALLAALEAQIAARGYRSVYLTTGDRQPEAEALYLSAGYVRLAEPLPAEGDVFPVAFRKALS
- a CDS encoding SDR family oxidoreductase encodes the protein MDNIAGRTIAITGAARGIGYATAKALLARGARVVIGDRDVALQESAVADLTKLGPVSGYPLDVTDRDSFASFLDKARTDGGGHIDVLINNAGVMPIGPFLEESESAIRSSIEVNLYGVLTGCQLALPDMVARRRGHVINIASLSGLIPVPGQVVYVGAKFGVVGLSAALADEMAPYGVDVSVVMPPFTNTELISGTKSGGAIKPVEPEQIAAAVIKTLEKPKTHVSVPAALRFTAQTAQMLGPRGRRWMNKRLGLDRVFLDFDRTARAGYEQRARAAQGVVEGSD
- a CDS encoding O-succinylhomoserine sulfhydrylase gives rise to the protein MSPEIPSVRTPAELPEGVSQATIGVRGGLLRSGFEETAEGLFLTSGYVYSSAAEAEKAFTGDIDRYVYSRYGNPTISMFEERLRLIEGAPACFATATGMAAVFTSLGALLGAGDRLVAARSLFGSCFVVCSEILPRWGVETVFVDGDDLSQWEEALSVPTQAVFFETPSNPMQSLVDIAAVSEMAHAAGAKVVLDNVFATPILQQGFPLGVDVVVYSGTKHIDGQGRVLGGAILGSKEYIDEPVQKLMRHTGPALSPFNAWTLLKGLETLAVRVEHQNASAQRIAEFLENHPAVSWVKYPFLESHPQYDLAKRQMTGGGTVVTFELEGGTKERAFEVLDKLRIVDISNNLGDSKSLITHPATTTHRAMGPEGRAAIGLGDGVVRISVGLEGTEDLINDLEQALG
- a CDS encoding rhodanese-like domain-containing protein; this translates as MTYAGDITPQEAWQLLADNPEAVLVDCRTDAEWRFVGVADLSALDRDVVYVEWNRTDGKHNDNFVEDLKAAGVTSGDRPVVFLCRSGNRSIGAAEAATEAGIAPSYNVLDGFEGNLDEQGHRGGSGWKSVGLPWKQS